In Thermococcus chitonophagus, the genomic stretch CTAAGCAATATCACGACAAGTATGAACGCGGTGGTCATTAGGAGATAGCTGACGTAGTCAGTAAGCAATCCTGTGTGATCCGCCTTGAGGGTGGCAAAGAACTTCTTTGCTCCATTTATTAAGCCCCACATGGTGTTCTTTCCTGTATGGAAGCCTTCAAGATGCTCGAATCCTGGGATGACTTTGTCGGGATCTTCACCGCTTATAAATATCTTTGTGCCATCGCCGACTTCTCTCGTGCCCATTCCAGCACTCTTAGCCCATCTCTCGAGGAGGTAAGCAAGGATTAAACCGATGATAAAGACGAGGACAAAGTAGAGGGCATCCCAATAACCGAACACTTCAACCACCTCCCATCAGGGTTGCAACATAGCCAAGGATATCCCAGAGGCTCCTCGCCGCGGGAATCATGAACTTGTCGCTTATCTGCCATGGGAAGAATCCCATGACTATTATCGCCAGCACGAGGATGAACATTGGAAGCAACATTGAAATCCCTGGGTCTTTGGCGTTGAGTACTTTCTCGCTTGGCCTTCCAAAGAACGTGAACAGAACCCTTACATAGGCCGCGGTACAGAATGCCGTTCCTATTATCGCTATCGCACCAACTATTGGATTGAAGAGTGCCGAGCTCTCGTAGATCAACCACTTGCTCGCGAAGCCGTTCAGAGGCGGCATACCAACTATCGCCGCGGCACCGATTAAGAATGCAAATGAAGTCTTTGGCATGGTCTTTGCTAAACCGCTCAATTCATTGAGATTCCTCGTCCCAATTTCGTGGATTACCGCTCCAGCTACAAGGAAGAGGAGGGCTTTCATTATCGCGTGATTAACTACATGATATATTGCTCCAGCCAGTGCAACTTCCCCAACCTTCGTTCCATAGGCTACTATTCCTATACCCAGACCGAGGAGTATGTAGCCTATCTGACCGACTGAAGAATATGCAAGTAACCTTTTCATGTCCTCCTGCACCACTGCCATTGCATTTCCCACTATCAGGGTTATGCAGGCGAAGAAGATTATTATCCAGCCAACGGTTACCGGGTTGAGGGCTGGCCAGAATATGCTAAAGATTATCCTTGCCATTGCATATATTCCACCCACCTTGATGACGAGACCTGATAACATTGCTGAAATTGAGCTTGGTGCAGCTGGGTGAGCATCTGCAAGCCACATGTGAACTGGAGAAGCACCACTCTTGAACAGTAGCCCTCCCAAGAATAATGCTAAGGCCACCTTGGCAACTATCGTTGGATTCTGTGAGATCTTAACCGCCAAGTAGCCCATGGTTAATGTTCCATACTGGCCATATAGGAGGGTAATCCCCAGGAGTATGAAGCTACTCGCCAATGAACCCACGAACATGTACTTGATACCAGCCTCAATCCCTTCCCACGTGTCATTTCTGAATGCAACTAGAGCATAGCTTGCAATGCTCATTATCTCAAGGAATACATAGAAGTTGAAGATATCACCTGTTATCGCTATACCAAGCATTCCCAGTTCTAGTATTAGGATCAAAGTGTAAAACTTCTCAAGGCCAGTATCGTGCTTCATGTACTCTATTGAGTACAAAACTGCGAGGAAACTCACAAACGTTATTATGAGCACCATTATTGCTCCGAACTTATCTACCTCCCAAACGATCCTAATTGGGAAGTCCGCCTTGCCGAAGGGACTCTTGGCTCCCAGCGTGTAGAGTAATGTTCCCTTGCTCCACACCTCCCTGAACACCTGAATACCCACTATAAGAGTAGCAAAGCTTATTATTGTAGCCCATGCTTCCTTCGCTTTCCCTTTTAGCAGGCTCACTATTGGCATTGAAAACGCTCCAAATAATGGGATGATTATGAGGAACGGTAACCACATCATCCCCTCAACCTCCTAAGCTTTGTTACATCAAGCGTTCCATAGTGTCTGTAAGCGTTAACAGTAAGAGCGACTGCCAACGAGAGGACACAAACTCCAATGACTATGCTCGTAAGCACTAAAGCCTGGGGAATTGGCGCGACCATGGCTCCACCTTCATAGCCAGTGTAAATTGGGGCGGTTGGTAGAAGACCATTTTCCATCCTGTAGCCTTCGCTGATGAGAAGGAGGTGAATTCCCGAGTCAATTAAGTCAAGGGCCAGTATCAGCTTGATTAGGTTCCTCTTGTATAGTAGGGCATAAATTCCCAGGGCCACCATTATTATAGCTGTCAGATACTGGAAGGCTATCATTCCTTCCACCTCCTAAACAACGAGAGCGCAAATACTGCTGAGACTAGTCCGGTAAACACCTTAAGGCCAACTCCAAGGTTCATTATCGGAAGGAAACCCGCTGAAAGCAATGTCCCAGGCTTTCCATTGAACAGCGGACCGTTGTGCCAGAGCGTGTTGTAGAAGAACGCCACGCTTAAGCCAAGCATTGCCGCACCCAAGAACACCAGCCCACCTACTCCTTCCAATGCTGAATACAGGTTCTTGTTTATCTTCTCTTTTGCCGCCTTGAGTCCAAATGCCACTAGGAAGAGTATTCCAGCGCCGGCGATAGTAGCTCCTCCCTGGAAGCCACCTCCTGGGGTAAGGTGACCGTGCATGACAATGTAAGCACCGAATATACCGATAAATGGAACAAGTGCTCTCGCATTCGTTCTCACAATGAGTCCCATGTCCTCACTCATTTTCCTCCCTCCTCCAAGGCCTTAGAAGGGCAATTGCACCTGCTATTGCCGTAAAGAGAACCGTTGCCTCTCCAAGCGTATCGTAACCTCTGTAGTCAAATACTATGTCAGTAACGATGTTATTTCCTCCAACTTCCTCAACACCATGCTTTATGTAATAGTCATCGGTATAGCGATACTTTAGCCAGTCTTCTCCGCCGAGTCCAAATTTTATTCCGTACTTCGGACTTAAAGCTACCATTAATCCTGCAAATATCACGAGTAGAGACAGAAAGGCTAAAGCTCTCTTCATGGGGCCTCACGCTCCCACCTTTCAGTTTTCGCTATGGCGTAGATAACAACTGCAGTTACAACACCAGCACCAACCGCAGCTTCGGCTATGGCCACGTCCGGAGCATGGAGCATGTAGAATTCCAAGCTAAGGAGGAGACTCATTGCCGCTGCTGCTATCGCTGCTGCCAATAGATCCCTTAGAGTTATCATGAGGACAGATGAAACTATAATACCCAACAGAACTATGAACTGGATGATCATGTCAACATTCATTCTCCTCCCTCCTTTTCATATAGGCATCAACCACTGCTCTCTTCGGCATATATCCACTTAGGTGGGCAGCTTTGGCTATTGCATGGGCTCCAACTGGGTTCGTCATGAGAAGTGCGAACATTGCAACGAAGCTGTGAATGGCCATCTGAAGATACTTAGGATTGCCAGTTTCCTTTAGCCTCACTACTGAGTGAACTATGACCGCGAACACCGCAAACATCGTTCCAAAGGTCGTGCACTTAGTCGCTCCATGCAACCTTGTATACACGTCCGGGAACCTATGAAGGGCTATGCTACCAAGCAAGTTGAACACCACGCTAATCCCGAGGAAAGCCATTATCAGGTAATCAGCTATCATGATAATCCCCCCTGAAGGTACTTCGCTATTATTAATGTTCCAACATAGCTCAGCAGTGCGTAAACTATCGCTATATCAATGTAAATTGCCCTCTCGTACGCTGCCCCCAAGAGAACCATCGCTGCCACAACGAGGGTATTCATGGTATCAAGAGCGACTACCCTGTCTGGAACTGAGGGGCCTAGTATCAGTCGAAGGAGTGTTATTAGACCTGCTATTCCGATGAGAAGAGTTGCATAAAAGAACATCATTCTCCCAACCTCCTAGCCCACTTTTCAAACGGGCCTGAAACAGGTTCAGAGCTTTCGGGCCATTCTTGTCCTTCAGGTATATTGATCCAGTGAACATAGAGGGCTTTCTCATCTGGACAAGCTTCGATTGTTAGAGTTCCTGGGGTCAAAGTTATTGAATTGGACAGAATTGTATACTGGGCATCGTTCTCTAGATCAACAGGAACCCTAACGATCCCTGGCCTTATTTTTCCTGTAATGACTCTATAGGCAACATCAAAGTTTGCCTTGACCATGCCCCAGAAGAGCACTGGGAAGTACGCCATGAACATTATCCACTTCACTGGATTTAAGAACCTCGAGGCCTTTTCTCCAATTATGTCCCTTGTCGCATAAGCCACTATTACTGAGAATATTAAGCCTGCCACTAGTTCCTGTACGTTCCAAAGCATTCCCTTGCTACCAACAGTGAGCACGAGCCAAATGAAATACGCCCACGCGAAAGCCGTAATGAATGACATAACTCAACCCCCTCAACCATTGGTTTGAAACAGTATTTCAAGAGCTTATTTCTTCTCCTTTCAAACCAAGTTGGCTCTAAAATCTTAAAAGGGTTTTTTAAAGCGATGAGTTTTAAACAAAAGTCCCCAACTTTTGGTTAAGTATTTCAGGTTAATTAATGTTACACACCTCTGTCCCAAAATGCTTTTAAATATTCACCAACTATTGTGTGCCAGCGAGAGAAAGGAGGTGAGTTCAAAATGTTCAGTTTAGGGGGACTAACAAAAAGCACTGTCGATGAGAGCAAGGTCTGGGACGTAATAATCATCGGTGCTGGGCCAGCAGGGTACACAGCGGCAATTTACGCCGCGAGATTTGGTCTTGAGACAATAATTATCACAAAAGATCTCGGAGGAAACATGGCCATAACGGACCTAATAGAGAACTACCCAGGATTTCCAGAAGGGATAAGTGGCTCAGAACTCTCCAACAGAATGTATGAGCAAGTTAAGAAGTATGGGGTCGACGTTATATTTGATGAAGTCATTAGGATAGACCCAACTGAATGCGCATATTATGAAGGACCTTGCCACTTTAGTGTTAAAACAGCAAATGGAAAGGAGTATAGATCTAAGACAATAATAATCGCAGTTGGAGCAGAACCTAGGAAGCTAAATGTCCCAGGAGAGAAGGAGTTCACGGGAAGGGGAGTTAGTTACTGTGCAACTTGTGACGGACCGTTATTCGTCGGTAAGGAAGTCATCGTAGTTGGCGGAGGAAATACGGCACTTCAAGAAGCTTTATATCTGCACAGTATTGGAGTTAAAGTTACTCTAGTCCATAGGAGAGACAAGTTCAGGGCAGATAAGATCCTCCAAGATAGACTTAAGGAAGCTGGAATACCAACAATTCTTAATACTGTAGTTACAGAAATTAAGGGGACAAACAAAGTCGAGAGTGTCGTTTTGAAGAACGTTAAGACTGGAGAGATATTTGAGAAAAAAGTCGATGGGGTGTTCATATTCATCGGCTATGAGCCAAAAACAGATTTTGTTAAGCATCTTGGAATTACCGACGAGTACGGTTACATAAAGGTTGACATGTACATGAGGACAAAAGTCCCAGGAATATTTGCAGCTGGAGATATAACCAACGTATTCAAGCAAATTGCAGTAGCTGTCGGCCAAGGAGCAATTGCTGCAAATTCTGCAAAAGAGTTCATAGAAAGCTGGAACGGAAAGAGTATAGAGTGAACTTTTCTTTTCTCTGAAAATTTTTCGAACAAAAATGATCATTTTCGAGCTTAAAGTTAAAAGTCTGTTCTCCAACCTTTTCTGGGTGAGAGCAAATGGAGCTTAGACCAAATGTTAAGGAGATTCCTGGACCAAAAGCAAAAAAAGTAATTGAAGAGCACCACAAATACATGGCAACGACAACAAATGACCCAAACGAGTACTTTCTCGTTATCGAGAAGGCTGAAGGAGTTTACTGGATCGATGTTGATGGAAACGTGATCTTAGACTTCTCATCAGGAATTGGAGTCATGAATGTGGGGCTTAGAAACCCCAAGGTTATAGAGGCTATAAAGAAGCAACTTGACCTCGTTCTCCACGCCGCTGGAACAGACTATTATAACCCCTACCAGGTTGAGCTGGCAAAGAAGCTTGCAGAAATAGCCCCAGGAGATGTTGAGAGGAAAGTATTCCTTAGTAATAGCGGAACAGAGGCTGATGAAGCAGCTTTAAAGATAGCGAAGTGGTCCACGAACAGGAAGATGTTCATAGCCTTTATAGGAGCATTTCACGGAAGAACTCACGGAACTATGAGCCTAACTGCCAGTAAACCCGTTCAGAGGAGCAGAATGTTCCCAACAATGCCCGGAGTAGAGCACGTGCCATATCCGAACCCCTATAGAAACCCATGGCACATCGACGGTTACGAACACCCAGATGAGCTCGTGAACAGGGTTATCGAGTACATCGAGGAGTACCTATTCGAGCACTACGTTCCAGCTGAAGAGGTTGCCGGAATATTCTTTGAGCCAATTCAGGGTGAGGGCGGCTACGTAGTTCCACCGAAGAACTTCTTCAAGGAACTCAAGAAGCTAGCCGACAAGTATGGGATTTTACTAATCGATGACGAAGTTCAGATGGGAATGGGCAGGACAGGAAAGATGTGGGCAATTGAGCACTTCGACATTGTTCCAGATATAGTTACTGTTGCAAAGGCCCTCGGTGGTGGAATACCAATAGGAGCCACGATCTTTAGGAAGGACCTCGACTTTGGAGTCAGCGGAGTCCACAGCAACACCTTCGGAGGCAACGCCGTTGCAGCTGCCGCTGCCTTGGCAGTAATCGAGGAGCTCCAGAATGGATTGATAGAGAACGCCCAGAAGCTCGAGCCACTGTTCAGGGAGAGGCTTGAGGAAATGAAAGAGAAGTACGAGATAATTGGAGACGTCAGGGGACTTGGCCTCGCATGGGGTGTTGAGTTCGTCAAGGACAGGAAGACCAAGGAGTACGCAACGAAGGAGAGAAACGAGATAGTGGTCGAGGCACTCAAGAGGGGACTTGCACTGCTTGGCTGTGGAAAGAGCGCAATAAGGCTCATTCCACCGCTGATAATCAGCGAGGAAGAGGCAAAGATAGGGCTCGACATATTCGAAGAGGCAATAAAGGTAGTAAGCGAGAAGTACGGATACAAGATTCACTGAATCAAGGAGAGTACATGCCTTATCGCCTCTGCTCCTCCCTCCCCATAACTTTTCTTTGTTATGTAGTCAGCTTCCCTCTTTAGGGATTCTGGAGCCTGAGCAACTGCAATTTTATAACCAACAACCTTGAAGGCATCCAGATCGTTCTCCCCATCTCCAATGTGGGCAACTTCTCTCGGCTTTATCCCTAGGATTTCACAGGCTTTCTTTATTCCAGTCCCCTTGTTTATCCAAGGCTTCTTCACATGAATTGCAAAACCAGAATCAACTGCAACCAAGTTAAGGTTGAGCTCTCGTATGAGTGCTCTAACGGTATCAACGTCAATGGTTTCCCTCATTATTACGAGTCCAGCTTTCCTGTCGGGCATCGTGTGACTAGTTCTCGCATTTGGAAATTTCTTTCTTATCTCGTTCCACAAAACCCACTCCTCATCCATTGATGTTAAGAAAATCCTTCTCTTTTTGTATGAAATTGCTCCTCCATCTTCAGCAACTACGGGACCAGATGTCCCCAATAGGATGCTTGCTGCCTCAGCGAACTGAACTGTATTCCCCGTTACGAGCATTATTGGAATTCCTCTAGCCTCGGCTTCCCTTATAGCCTTCAATGCCTCTTCATGCACCTTCCTGTCAGGATAAGTTATCGTTCCGTCAATGTCAATTGATATTGCCCTAATCTTCATCTAACCACCTTTACCACTATTAAACTAAGGTTTTTAAATTAGCATTGAATAGTTTAAAATGGCCGGAACCCAGGAGATGAGCCGAAACCGGCAACGGGAGTAGGTAATCCTTGGGTTCCGTTGGGGCGATGGCGCCCGCCCGGGGCTTCGAGCCCGAACCGCCTCCCGTTGGGAGGCTGATGGCGCCTATTCTGAAAGCTTTACGGGAGGCGAGAGTATGGGCTCGAAGCTGAAGGAGTTTATTAACTTAGAAAAGGTGCTCGAATACGTTGAAAAGAGAAGACACGATGATGGAGGATACTGTTTCGTATCTCAACTCTCAGATACAAACATAAACGACACGTATTATGCCGTAAAGATTTACACTCTACTTGGAATGGAAGTTCCAGAGAAAGAGAAGACAATAGAGTTCCTCTATAACTCGGCACAAATGCAGACAGCAGCCGTTGGAGTCGCAATGGCCATCGAAGCTCTAGCAATTCTAGGGGCTAAGGATTTGGCTAGAGAGAAGCTAGAGCTACTGTTCAAGAAGTACAATCCAGTGGAAGGAAAATTTGCCGTTGGATTAGGGGGAAGTGAAGAGTTCGGAACGGCAACACCACTTGAGGCAACTTACTGGGCTTCCAAGGCCATGGAATCCGTAGACTACAGACCATCTCAGGAAATGAAAGAGAGAATTATGGAGTTCATAATGCAGTACAAAATGGGTGACGGCTTTGGTGTGGAGCACCCGACGACAACGATGACATATCAGGCATTGTACTCACTTAACTTCTTGGGACAGAAAATCGACACTAGACATTTTGAGCTCTGTGAAGTTTGTGGGGACTGGGGAGGCTTCACGGAAGTTCCCAACTCTCTTCCACCATACATAGAGCCAACGTTTTACGCACTGAGAGGACTGCAGATGCTTGGAAAGAGGGCCACATGCATAAGAAGACACATTAAGTTCATAAAAGCCTTGCAGAATCCGAACGGGGGATTCAGGAGAAGCTACGAGCTGGGGATTTCAAACTTCCAGAACACATATAGGGCACTCGCAAGCTTGGATGTACTTGTAAGGTGGCTGTAATGGAGATTTGGGTATCTGAAGAGGATATAGAGTTAATAAAAGCCAATAAGGAGAAGATAGAACAAATACTCAGATCAGAAGACAAACTCAGAGAGCTTCTTCTTTCCCTTAAATTTAAATTTCTTAAAGAACGACAATCTGCTTTAGAAAATAGATTAAGCAGAGTCTCCACAGAGTATGAAAGACTTGTAAAATTCTATGTACAGGCTGAGAATGACAAGATGAAAATGATGGAGCTAAGACTCAAGCTCCATAGAGAGAACGAGAGGTTAAGGAGGCAACTAAATGAAAGTCGTCTTCAAAGCAAGTAGATGGAACAAAGTTTCTATAGACGTTCCCGAAAAAGCCCTAAAAATGATAGAAAAAAGTGATTTTGAACTAATTGAAGTAATAAAAGCTATATGCAATGGAGAACTTGAAAACGAATTCTTGAATGACAATTTCGAAAAGATAGAGAAACTGGAGAAAGAACTCTTTGAGTTGGAAGGTAGATGGTCCTCAATTAGATTCAAAGCCTACCAACTAGCCTTAGATAATAAGAACTTAGCAATTCAACTATCAGGCATGATAGCTGAAAATGCACGACTCAGAAAAATGCTTGGATTAGAAGAAGGAGACTACCGAGAAGCTAAAGAACTTATAAAGAGATACCTAGTATTCAGTGGGACGGAGAATGGTTCTAGCGGTAAAAGTTCCCAGGACTGAGGGAGAGAAAGTTAGGAGGAAGTTACTCGAGCGTGGCGTGCTCGATAGGGGATACAAGATAAAAGTTGAGGGGGACTACATTCTCATCCCCGTAACTTCTGAGGTTGAGGGATTTGATATTGTTGATGTTGAGCTTGAAAAAGCAGAGAGAAGACCACACAGTTATAGAGAGGTAGTAAAGATACCAGAAACCCTACAAAAATTCCTTCCAAGCTCGTTCGACATAATAGGGGACATAGCGATAATAGAGATACCCGAGGAGCTCAAAGGATATGAGAGAGAAATTGGGGAGGCAATAATAAAGGTTCACAAGAACGTTAAGGCAGTATTCATGAAGGGAGGAAATGTTGAAGGAGAATACAGGGTCAGAGAGCTTATTCCCATAGCGGGAGAAAAGAGAACTGAAACCATCCACAGGGAGAACGGGATAAGGCTGAAGCTCGATGTTGCTAAGGTTTACTTCTCCCCCCGCCTAGCAACTGAGAGGATGAGGATATTTAACAGGACAAAAGCCAGAGAAGTTGTTTTCGATATGTTCGCGGGCGTTGGCCCTTACTCAATCTTGCTGGCTAAGAAGGCAAAAATTGTCTTTGCGTGCGATATAAATCCCTGGGCCATAAGATACATGGAGCAGAATATAAAGCTGAACAAGACATGGAACGTCGTTCCAATCTTAGGAGATGCCAGAGAAGTTGCGAAGAAAGTCAAAGCGGACAGGATAATAATGAACCTGCCAAGGTTTGCCAAAGATTTCTTAAGGGAAGCATTCACAAGCGCTAAGAATGGAACAATTATCCACTACTATGGATTCGGACCAGAGAAAGATCCCTTCGAAGACCACATTTGGGCTATTAAGAGGGTAGCCCGAGAATTCAACGCTGACGTTGAAATACTGGATAAAAGGATAATAAGGAACTATGCTCCCAGGCGGTACAACATAGCCATAGACTTCAAGGTCACCTTTTCATAAACCAGCTCTCCAGTGTCGACTGTCTTCCTGCCCTAACTGCCTTTTTAAGCCTCTCTAATCCATTTTTTACTCTCTCCTCGCTGAAGTCATGCTCATCGCAGAGGAACTTTAGAATCCCTTCCTCATCAGGCTCCTTCCACTGCAACTTGTATTCGTCGGTCACGGGAGGATTGAGGAAGAACTCTTTGATGGCATATAGGTCAACTTCACTCTGCTTCTGGAACTTGGCCAAGGGATCCTTCGAGTGCCTAACTATTTCCAATGCCTTCTTTGGTCCTATACCCTTTATTCCCCCAGGGTTATAGTCCGTGCCAACGAGAATGGCCAGCTCAATCAGCTTCTCCCTCGTAAGCTTTAGCGAGGAGAGAACTTCCTCAAGTACAACGAGTTCTGGCTTAACTTCCACGTAAACGTTCTTCCCAGGGAGTTTCCTCTTTCCAGTTATGGTAAGGTTCCTAACTAACCTGGGTGCTCCAAATAGAAGTGAGTCATAATCCTGGCTTGCAGAAGCGTAAACGTGGCCCTTAGATGCCATGTAAGCTGCTTGGGCCTCACCCTCACTTGGGGCTTGAACAACTGGAATGCCCATCAGCTCAAGTAGCTTCTTTGCATCCTCAATCAGCATCTCATTAACCCTAGTGGCCCTCTGGGCGTACTTTCTCGCCTCTTCTATATCACCCTTTGCAAGTGCTTCCCTCCATTTAACTTCTGCCTCTTCCCTAGCCTCCTTTCTCTTCTCTAGCTCCTTCTTTTTGAACTCCGGAGGCTTTCCATCGAAAACGTAAGCTGGCTTAATTCCTGCTTCCATTAGATTTATCGTCCTATAGAAGAGACCACTGAGGTGAGAGGTTATTCTTCCCTTAGAATCCATCAGTGGAGTACCATCTCTCTGCCTTATCGTGGACAGGAACTGGTAAATGGCGTTAAGGGCATCAATAGCAACCTTTTTCCCATATAAGTTCTCAAGCTCTATTTCCTTTCGTGGAATTAGCTCACCTATGGGAACACCCATAATATCACCTCAGCCTACCGGTGTGCTCATCACCTCTCAGATGAGGGGAAGGTTCATCATCTGATCTTATCTTGAATTCCGAGGATTATTAAGTTAATCATTTGGATTATCTTTTGTTAGATTAACGTATATCCATCCAAGCACAAATATTACTGCCGAAAAGCCAATAAGAACCTTGAAGTCATACATTTTCCCTATCATGATCTTTCTAACTATAGCCATTATTCCCAGTTCTGCAATCCTCCTCATGCTTACGTGATGTTCCCTTAAGTAGAGAGATAGGAGTTCATACATCTCAAGTAAGATTAAAACGAGTAGAAAATTCTCAAGTGCCAATTCAAGATTTCCAGAGAGGAGATGGATCACAGTCTTATACAACGCTACACTGATGAATCCTATTACAACTATCTCAAGCAAAGCCACGATAATGTCGAATACTGAAGTGAGCACTGAAACTATACTCCCACGCATTGCAAGGAGAATAAAAAGAGAAGGTATTTAAGCCTTAGCATAAAGCCAACAGGCCACAAAGTGATCCTTTTCAACTTCCACCATTGGGGGCTCCTTTTTATCGCATAGTCCTGCTTTAGCGTAGGGACACCTCGGGTGGAACCTACAACCTTCCGGCGGATTAATGGGGCTTGGTGGCTCTCCTGTAACCTTCATCCTCTTCTTTTTCATTTCTCTCGCGATATCCGGATCTGGTATCGGTATAGCCGAGAGGAGCATCTGGGTGTAGGGGTGTAATGGATTCTCGAAGATCCTATCGGCGGGACCTACTTCAACTAACTTGCCCAAGTACATC encodes the following:
- the trm5b gene encoding tRNA (guanine(37)-N1)-methyltransferase Trm5b, with amino-acid sequence MVLAVKVPRTEGEKVRRKLLERGVLDRGYKIKVEGDYILIPVTSEVEGFDIVDVELEKAERRPHSYREVVKIPETLQKFLPSSFDIIGDIAIIEIPEELKGYEREIGEAIIKVHKNVKAVFMKGGNVEGEYRVRELIPIAGEKRTETIHRENGIRLKLDVAKVYFSPRLATERMRIFNRTKAREVVFDMFAGVGPYSILLAKKAKIVFACDINPWAIRYMEQNIKLNKTWNVVPILGDAREVAKKVKADRIIMNLPRFAKDFLREAFTSAKNGTIIHYYGFGPEKDPFEDHIWAIKRVAREFNADVEILDKRIIRNYAPRRYNIAIDFKVTFS
- the fen gene encoding flap endonuclease-1, which gives rise to MGVPIGELIPRKEIELENLYGKKVAIDALNAIYQFLSTIRQRDGTPLMDSKGRITSHLSGLFYRTINLMEAGIKPAYVFDGKPPEFKKKELEKRKEAREEAEVKWREALAKGDIEEARKYAQRATRVNEMLIEDAKKLLELMGIPVVQAPSEGEAQAAYMASKGHVYASASQDYDSLLFGAPRLVRNLTITGKRKLPGKNVYVEVKPELVVLEEVLSSLKLTREKLIELAILVGTDYNPGGIKGIGPKKALEIVRHSKDPLAKFQKQSEVDLYAIKEFFLNPPVTDEYKLQWKEPDEEGILKFLCDEHDFSEERVKNGLERLKKAVRAGRQSTLESWFMKR
- a CDS encoding phosphate-starvation-inducible PsiE family protein, with amino-acid sequence MRGSIVSVLTSVFDIIVALLEIVVIGFISVALYKTVIHLLSGNLELALENFLLVLILLEMYELLSLYLREHHVSMRRIAELGIMAIVRKIMIGKMYDFKVLIGFSAVIFVLGWIYVNLTKDNPND